Proteins from one Anastrepha obliqua isolate idAnaObli1 chromosome 2, idAnaObli1_1.0, whole genome shotgun sequence genomic window:
- the LOC129238173 gene encoding uncharacterized protein LOC129238173 has translation MSNSTKTRDSALNAIKRYMAKSIDEAFTMDAENIASYLQLLSEQWVRFNVAQDAVEITCGADVIEIEENVRIQAETWYSTASANFSRVKNCRTNSQDSSTKASVSTVIRLPKMELPTFSGDSTEWIGFFDAFSSLVDNNSALTDGQKLHYLRSCLKGDALKIISGFKICDANYVEAWGLLTSRYKVIRVIVESHLRALAEIKRATHDNADAIKGVIDAFQQHIRELKALGRPIEFWDDWLVHEVVSKLAFETRKQWELSLVSDDPPSFEQLITFLEIRCRSLSMFSSSTTSVPIKVKTASSSKSTNVFHTISKQSNVCAYCSGPHKIYSCEKFRELDLSTKSQFVKQGHICFNCLSSGHYKDRCNSASTCRMCKQRHHTLLHGALQSTTVTAVNNYATHSLCAADATSKVSAKTCEFPASVDVPRVSSCLNSSSNPPIAVERVVLLSTALVKVRDCSGNWQPARALFDSGSHASFVTEACVQRLGLPRSTSEVNITGIGSAQGGRARGEVSLSLSSFSTNQCFTVKTLILSKITSDLPTQTIATSSWPHIRGLFLADPHFMKPGRVDILIGMDVMDQLICTELRKGPSGAPMAQLTVFGWTLFGSVNGSEPDMPRLQSLHCDVHLDRALNKLWELEEGTQKTFLTHEERYCEDHFETTHRREPNGRFVVELPLKPDVALGESRNFAIRNLLRLERRLACDSDLRLRYNEFMNELIDMKHMQVASETMNPTYYMPHHPVLKESSTTTKLRVVFNASAKSTSGNSLNDALFIGPQLQEDLYSILLRFRTHRYAVTADVAKMYRQICVSLKHADLQRIVWRSHPSLPIQDFRMVRVTYGVAAASHLAVRSLQQTARDSSNDCARAVSVILKDFYMDDLLTGASSKEELRLLQQNISEILREGGFELRKWASNCAELIASISNASTNISHYIVDDKDVHALGLIWNTEGDYLTFAINLREPPVKLTKRMFLSDASTLFDPLGLLAPATINSKIWFQDIWRTKVGWDDIIPESIATKWLEHRIELKKLAHLKVKRWFGTEVAGSFTQLHVFADASERAYAAVLYARTTQSDGSIIVSLISSKTKVAPLKPTTLPRLELCAAHLAAKLVRSVLHCWSDLRYPLFAWTDSTITLAWLQAHPSRWVTFIANRVADIQEVLPPECWNHVRSEQNPADCASRGITPSELLRHQLWWAGPIFLKSTEQLWKQKKSKEHTTELGIRKSIRAHVINSTDHWSVMTKYSSYSKLRRVISYVLRFLTNIRANRRLNVIKRFGTPSCQELFEAELRLISAKRPIPLRSSLLRLQPFLDGTCVLRVGGRIKNDEIAPDVRHPIILPKNCPLAKLIICEIHKVTLHAGPRIMQTVLQRRYWVIGARSLIRNIYHKCVKCTYLNRNLTTQVMGDLPVIRTTYARCFTHTAVDFAGPYLYKFTQGRGAKATKGYICSFICMCTGAMHLEFVGDLSTPAFLNAFKRFTNRRGFCKVMASDNGTNFVGAEKELRIAFQQCMADIKLRSFFADSNIEWRFNPPAAPHMGGYWETGVKRVKYHLKRVLGEVPLSYEEFNTLLTEIEACVNSRPLCDNSEAAGDLEVLTPGHFIVGEPLKSIPEPEGQGFRGNLRQRWQAISAMRQHFWRRWRDEYLVSLQRRTKWFRSSRNIEEGDVVAVFNEPNPPTKWTIARVIKCHHGTDGRVRVVTLKTPHGELVRPIVKLCLLPTRGDLFHEETNNLS, from the exons atgtcgaattccaCTAAAACGCGCGATTCCGCTCTCAATGCCATTAAACGGTATATGGCAAAAAGTATTGATGAGGCATTCACTATggatgcagaaaatattgcaagctACCTTCAGTTATTGAGTGAACAGTGGGTTCGTTTTAACGTTGCTCAAGACGCTGTAGAAATTACGTGTGGTGCCgatgttattgaaattgaagaaaatgtgcGTATCCAAGCCGAAACTTGGTACTCTACAGCTTCAGCTAACTTTAGCCGCGTGAAAAATTGTCGTACTAATTCGCAAGATAGCTCCACAAAGGCATCTGTGTCCACGGTTATACGTTTACCGAAAATGGAGTTGCCCACATTCTCCGGTGACTCTACAGAATGGATTGGTTTTTTCGACGCGTTTTCTTCGTTAGTTGATAATAACTCTGCTTTAACAGATGGACAAAAGTTGCACTATCTCCGAAGCTGCTTGAAAGGTGACGCGTTGAAAATTATCagtggttttaaaatatgtgACGCAAATTACGTTGAAGCTTGGGGTCTATTAACATCGCGGTATAAGGTTATTCGTGTAATTGTGGAATCTCATCTTCGCGCGTTGGCTGAAATTAAAAGAGCTACGCATGACAATGCTGACGCAATCAAAGGTGTAATTGATGCGTTCCAACAGCATATTCGCGAGCTTAAAGCGTTGGGTCGTCCGATTGAGTTTTGGGATGATTGGTTGGTACATGAGGTCGTCAGTAAGTTGGCATTCGAAACGCGTAAGCAGTGGGAGTTATCGCTCGTTAGTGATGATCCTCCATCTTTTGAGcaactaataacatttttagagaTAAGATGCCGATCGTtatcgatgttttcgtcgtcaaCAACATCAGTACCAATTAAGGTTAAAACTGCATCATCAAGCAAGTCGACAAATGTGTTCCACACGATATCAAAACAAAGTAACGTGTGTGCATATTGTAGTGGACCTCATAAAATTTACagttgtgaaaaatttcgtgaattgGACTTGTCTACAAAATCACAGTTCGTGAAGCAAGGACACATATGCTTCAACTGCTTAAGTTCAGGTCACTATAAAGACCGTTGTAACAGTGCTTCCACTTGCCGCATGTGTAAACAACGTCATCACACTCTGTTGCACGGTGCTTTGCAGTCAACGACCGTTACCGCAGTGAACAATTACGCGACGCATTCGTTATGTGCTGCTGACGCCACATCAAAGGTAAGCGCAAAAACTTGTGAATTTCCAGCAAGCGTCGACGTTCCACGCGTTTCTTCATGCTTGAACTCGAGCTCCAATCCACCCATAGCTGTAGAAAGAGTTGTGCTGTTATCCACCGCATTAGTGAAGGTACGCGACTGTTCTGGTAATTGGCAGCCCGCACGTGCACTTTTCGATTCTGGATCACATGCTTCCTTTGTAACCGAAGCGTGTGTGCAACGCTTAGGCCTGCCGCGATCAACATCTGAAGTAAACATTACTGGAATTGGGTCAGCGCAAGGAGGACGAGCTAGAGGTGAAGTATCACtttctctttcttctttctctACAAATCAATGCTTTACTGTCAAAACGTTAATTCTGTCTAAAATTACAAGCGACTTGCCAACACAGACTATAGCTACTTCATCGTGGCCACATATCCGAGGTTTGTTTTTAGCCGATCCCCATTTTATGAAGCCTGGACGGGTCGATATATTGATTGGAATGGACGTTATGGATCAACTGATCTGTACAGAACTTCGTAAGGGTCCATCTGGAGCTCCTATGGCTCAACTGACGGTCTTTGGGTGGACTCTGTTTGGAAGCGTGAATGGATCTGAGCCTGATATGCCACGCTTACAGTCGTTACATTGCGATGTTCATTTGGATCGAGCATTGAACAAGTTATGGGAGTTAGAGGAAGGTACGCAAAAAACGTTTCTTACGCATGAGGAGCGTTACTGTGAAGACCATTTTGAAACAACGCATCGAAGGGAACCTAACGGACGGTTTGTCGTCGAATTGCCGCTGAAGCCCGATGTAGCTCTGGGAGAGTCGCGAAACTTTGCTATCCGGAATTTGTTACGACTTGAAAGAAGACTCGCTTGTGACTCCGATCTTCGTTTACGCTACAATGAGTTCATGAATGAACTCATTGACATGAAACATATGCAGGTCGCGTCAGAGACTATGAATCCAACGTATTATATGCCTCATCATCCTGTTTTAAAGGAAAGTAGTACCACGACCAAATTGAGGGTTGTATTTAACGCGTCCGCAAAATCAACTTCCGGAAATTCGCTGAATGACGCATTATTTATAGGACCCCAATTGCAGGAAGATTTATACTCCATCTTACTTCGCTTTAGAACACACCGCTATGCTGTAACAGCAGATGTCGCCAAAATGTATCGTCAAATCTGCGTATCCTTAAAACACGCCGATTTGCAACGCATCGTATGGCGTAGCCACCCATCCCTGCCTATCCAAGATTTTCGCATGGTTCGCGTAACGTACGGAGTGGCAGCTGCATCTCATCTAGCTGTCCGATCACTTCAACAGACGGCAAGAGATTCGTCGAATGATTGTGCTAGGGCTGTTAGTGTTATTCTCAAGGATTTTTACATGGATGATCTACTTACTGGTGCATCTAGTAAAGAAGAACTTCGAttgttgcagcaaaatatttccgaaatatTGAGGGAAGGGGGGTTTGAACTTCGTAAGTGGGCATCGAACTGCGCTGAGCTAATCGCAAGCATTTCTAATGCATCTACGAACATATCACATTATATTGTCGACGATAAGGATGTACACGCTTTAGGTCTTATCTGGAACACAGAAGGAGACTATCTCACGTTTGCTATTAACTTGAGGGAACCGCCAGTTAAGTTGACCAAGCGCATGTTTCTATCAGATGCAAGTACGCTCTTCGATCCTCTGGGCCTGCTTGCTCCCGCtactataaattcaaaaatttggtttcaagaCATATGGCGCACTAAGGTAGGTTGGGATGATATCATTCCTGAGTCTATCGCAACGAAGTGGTTGGAGCATCGCATAGAACTCAAGAAACTGGCACATTTGAAGGTGAAACGTTGGTTTGGTACTGAAGTAGCTGGGTCATTTACGCAATTGCACGTATTCGCAGACGCGTCCGAGCGGGCTTACGCCGCCGTTTTGTATGCACGAACAACACAAAGCGACGGTAGCATTATTGTGTCATTAATTTCGTCGAAAACCAAGGTAGCTCCGCTTAAGCCGACAACGTTGCCACGTCTTGAATTATGCGCCGCTCATCTTGCTGCTAAACTAGTGCGAAGCGTGCTGCACTGCTGGTCTGATCTCCGTTATCCGCTTTTCGCTTGGACTGACTCTACTATAACATTGGCATGGTTACAAGCTCACCCCAGCAGATGGGTGACATTTATAGCCAACCGCGTCGCTGATATTCAAGAAGTTTTGCCTCCCGAATGTTGGAACCACGTTCGTTCTGAACAGAATCCTGCAGATTGTGCTTCAAGAGGTATAACTCCCTCCGAATTATTACGTCATCAATTGTGGTGGGCTGGTCCTATTTTCCTGAAAAGCACTGAACAATTGTGGAAGCAGAAAAAATCTAAAGAGCACACTACAGAGCTGGGCATACGAAAGAGTATTCGTGCCCATGTGATTAATTCTACAGATCATTGGTCCGTGATGACAAAATACTCATCGTATTCTAAGCTGCGTCGAGTTATTTCCtatgttttacgttttttgacTAACATTCGGGCTAACAGACGGCTTAATGTTATAAAGCGTTTTGGTACACCGAGTTGCCAAGAGTTATTTGAAGCTGAACTTCGCCTAATAAG CGCTAAAAGACCAATCCCACTTCGCAGTAGTCTTTTGCGTCTGCAGCCCTTTCTGGATGGGACTTGTGTTCTACGTGTTGGAGGAAGAATAAAAAACGATGAAATCGCTCCAGATGTTAGGCATCCCATTATCTTGCCTAAGAATTGTCCGCTTGCTAAGTTAATAATCTGCGAAATACACAAGGTCACTTTGCACGCTGGGCCCCGCATTATGCAAACTGTCTTACAACGTCGTTATTGGGTTATCGGCGCTCGTAGCTTGATCCGTAATATATACCATAAGTGCGTGAAATGCACTTATTTGAACCGCAATCTTACCACACAAGTCATGGGTGATCTACCTGTCATTCGTACAACCTACGCCCGTTGTTTTACTCACACTGCTGTTGACTTCGCTGGACCTTACCTCTACAAATTCACCCAAGGAAGAGGAGCTAAGGCTACCAAAGGCTACATTTGTTCGTTTATTTGTATGTGCACTGGTGCGATGCAtctcgaatttgttggtgaCCTGTCAACACCAGCTTTCctaaatgcgtttaaaaggttCACCAATCGTCGAGGATTTTGTAAGGTCATGGCATCAGATAACGGTACAAATTTCGTTGGAGCCGAGAAGGAGTTGCGCATTGCATTTCAACAGTGCATGGCTGATATTAAACTTCGCTCTTTCTTTGCGGACTCGAATATCGAATGGCGATTTAATCCACCGGCTGCACCCCATATGGGAGGTTACTGGGAGACCGGAGTCAAACGTGTTAAGTATCATTTAAAACGCGTATTAGGAGAAGTTCCACTATCATACGAAGAGTTCAACACACTTTTGACTGAAATAGAAGCTTGCGTAAACTCTCGTCCACTCTGTGACAACTCTGAAGCTGCTGGTGACTTAGAAGTTTTAACTCCCGGACATTTCATAGTCGGTGAACCGCTGAAGTCAATACCGGAACCTGAGGGTCAAGGGTTTCGTGGAAATCTTCGACAGCGatggcaagcaatttctgccatgagacaaCATTTCTGGCGTCGTTGGAGAGACGAGTACCTCGTGAGCTTACAACGTCGCACTAAATGGTTTCGTTCTTCACGCAACATTGAAGAAGGGGATGTGGTTGCTGTATTCAACGAGCCTAATCCTCCGACGAAGTGGACGATTGCACGAGTGATCAAATGCCATCATGGCACCGatggacgcgtaagagtagttacGTTGAAAACACCGCATGGCGAATTGGTTCGCCCTATAGTCAAACTTTGCCTTTTGCCAACGAGAGGAGATTTATTTCATGAAGAAACTAATAACTTATCGTAA